GACGAGAACGGGCCCATCTCGCCCCTTCACGACATTCCCCTGTGGGCCGACGCCGCAAAGGGGCTGGCCAACATGGTGGTGGAGGTGCCCCGCTGGAGCAACGCCAAGATGGAGATCAGCCTCGGCGAGCCCCTCAACCCCATCAAGCAGGACGTCAAGAAAGGCGCCCTGCGGTTCGTCGGCAACGTGTTCCCGCACCACGGCTACATTTGGAACTACGGCGCGCTGCCGCAGACGTGGGAGAACCCGCAGCACGTGGACCCGGGGACGCAGGCGCGGGGCGACAACGACCCGATCGACGTGATCGAGATCGGCGAGCGGGTCGCGGCCCGGGGCGACGTCGTGGCCGTCAAGATCCTCGGCACGCTGGCGCTCATCGACGAGGGCGAGACGGACTGGAAGCTCATCGCGGTGGACGCTCGGGACCCGAACGCCGACCGCCTCGAGGACGTCGCCGACGTCGAGCGCGTGTTCCCGGGTCTGCTGCGCGCGACCGTCGAGTGGTTCCGCTCGTACAAGCTGCCCGACGGGAAGCCGCCGAACCGCTTCGCCTTCGACGCGGAGCCCAAAGACGCGGCCTTCGCGCGCCGCGTGGTCGAGGAGACGCACGAATTCTGGCGCGGGCTCGTGTCGGGCGCCGCCGCCGCGGACGACATCAGCAAGATGAACGTGTCGGTGCCGGACAGCCCGCACCGCGTGGAGCGCTCGGCCGCCGCCGCCGCCCTCGCCGCCGCGCCGCCCGCCGCTCTGCCTCAGCCGCTGCCCTCGCACGTCGACAAGTGGCACTTCGTCTCCAGCCTCTAGGCCGCCGCGTCTTCCCGATTTCGCctttgtaaatatgttaagATATTAAAGATGCCGAGCCGCTCTCCGGTAGTCGTTATTTATTTGGtttccttaaaataataattaattacgaaATCGAGTAATGTCTTTTATTTCGACCCGAGCAGAGATCGATCAGTCCCCGATTTATTATCGCTCTTGAGGCACGGTTTCAATGAGAAAATCGTGTAACTATATCTATGGctggtgtaattttaaattaacacgagagatgttgaatttttttagaCAAAACGTAACATCAACTTTCGAACTCGTCTCTACAAACAAAGCAAGGTTACGCATATCCAGCGATATAAGTATTCTAACCCTTGCAGTGAGCGGGTGACTCTGGGTAAACGCACTATATCGCATATTATACGCGGCAGGTGCGAGTCAAGATTTTGGGCCAGTCTCGACTCTCACAGGTCTAATGCATCATCGATCGCAGCGGCCCCCTTCTCCCGCCTCACTCCTATTAGATCCGCCGACGCGGCGCCGCAACATACGGCAACCATTCAATTTTTATCATTCATCACTAAGCCATAAAACatgttataaatagttttttttgtatgcatcAAATGGTCAGCTTAATGCTTAAGGGCGCATAATATACATTGCAAAAGTGTATTCaaagtataaaatgtataaaaaaaatggcagGCGTTAAAATGTCGAATGTTTCCAAGGGTGTTCGGATGTATGCTTATTCAACGGAGCAGTTGCTTTTTccaattgtttgtttatttccaaTTGTTCTTGTGTTacagattttaaattagtttgtcTATTTCTAATTTCTAACTAAAAGCGAGAGACTCAAAGTCGCCAGTTGGAAACCGGTATCACCCTGCCCTCCCCCACGCCTTCACTAAATCCTTGTAGATTAAGCCGTCAGATGTGCCATAGTTCATCAGTTGAAAACATcgacttataaaatataataatatgaatataagtGTTAAGTTATATGCCTACATTACATGCCtactgaatatttaaattaatgtagtaCTGGTAGGACATATATTAAAACCAacctaatttaaaatgatttcgTGTATTTGTAATAGCAACAGTAGGTACCTAGCATGAACAAATTCCTCGAGTATCAATCTCAATGGCACCGTTTAGACCTAGTTCGTATAAAAGCGAACCTCCGTGAAGACTTGCGGGCGGCAGCAAGAAGTGACAGTACGTGAGCGGTGGCCGCATGCGTGTGACGATCCTCCCTCACTCCCGGACGCAGCGGGCGGCAGTGGCGCTGCGGCGAAGTGGCGAAGCGAACGTCTGCGTTAAGATATCGCCTCTGCCCGCACCATGCGAGCCGCTGCTGTGATGCCGCTGGCAGCCTTGCTGGCGCTGGCTTCTGCGCGCTCTGACCACGATTTTGAGTTCGACGATACCCCGGTACGGCAACCGCGAGATTCCGACCTCTTCGACCTTcgctatattattatgaagccCAACTACCTAATTTCGCTGACTCGTACCTCAGCTATGCACTATCGTATATCTGCTTATTCTTTTGTGTTGTACACCAAATTGGAGCTATGATTGTCCTCTATAAACATCTATAACTGATGTTTATAAATTGACCATTTAcgtaatgttaaaattattgtccTTAACTTCAAGATTGTAATCGCGCCAATATTACGGAAGGCTAAAATAAGATAAACATTCTGATACTGTGGTGTGTTAGataggtaaaaaaaaattcaatttcatgGCCGAAAATCAATTTTGCCTTACATCATATCACATCGAAGAGTTAGGActgtaaataatcattataaaaatattaagcgtTATAATAACTAACTAACATTTGGATAACTGAAATTTAGCAACAGGAGCAAGCGTTTGTGATAATTAGATCGAGGTCATCAAttcaaactattaaaatacagCTAATTTGTATTCTTGAAGTTATttgcatacaaaatattttgtcaattGATTGAGCATTCACTATCATTACAGGAGGCGGAGTCACGGCGGCCGCGTCGTTACATCTACGACCCGCACAGTGAGTAGCATGGCGGTGAGTACTTTGTGAGTGTGTGGAGTGGTGAGCCCATGAGAGATTGTGTGTTTTTCAGACGAAGTGTGCAGATCGCTGGTGTGCAAGAAGCGCGAGGTTTGTCTGCTGCGAGACTCGTATACTGCCTTCTGCGCCAATAAGAAGGATGTCCTGCGCCGCGGGTCAGTATATATTCGCGTACACGCGCCACACATTGGTCCCTTTCAATATCTCAATCTCAACATTAACGTTACAGAGACGTCATAGTATCGGCGGTCGGCACGGGCGGCGGGCCCGACGATGAGGATGTGTTCTACGAGTCGCGCACTCTGCCCGACCAGCCCGAAGTTCTCGACTTTTCGGTACCTACTACCAAAAACGAAAGGTGAGCAAATCACAGACCACCCACGACATTATCATCATTACGAGCTACACAGCTAAAAAAATGAGACATAAAATTTTCACTTTCCAGGTGCGTTGGCTGCTCGGGCGTCTCCCGCGGTGGCTTCTTATGCGGCTCCGACAACCGCACGTATTCCTCGCTCTGTCGGCTCGACCTTCACAACTGCGTGCATCGTCCGCGCCCTCCCGTGCGCCTCGCTTGCGCCGGCTTCTGCCCTTGCCCACACCGCAGGTGACCGCGGCTTACAGGACTCGAATGTTGTGTTATGATGCATTTATTACCTAATATCTTCATTAATTTCTATATTCAGCGGCGATGAGACTGCGCGTATGATCGTTCCGCGTCCGCATCGCACGCGTCCACGCTCCGACGaggtacaatttttttctaaatcttaATGAAATGCGGATGCAGAATTATGTTTAGATATTCTTTGTGGACTGAGTGAAAACTGAAGAGTTAAATGTGGTCTTATtggtataaaatgtaaatagtgGTTGTATGGAGTGAAAAGTAGTTAGTAgttatagtacattttaagCGAGTACCTACTTAATTAATACTAGTAGTAATTATCTACTAATGCTCGAGTAAGAATTCATGGAATTTATACGTTATACACAGCCAAAAACTGTAGCCATTTACGTTTTCTCCGTTCACGGACAACTATCGAAGAGATTTCAAATTGTGAACTAGAGTTCAATTAATACTTGTATAGGTACGAATGAGAAAAATACGTTATAAAATGGTGTAAAGTCTGTAAAACTGACCGGTGTCAGCAGGAGCGGCGACGGCGACGGCTCGAGGTGCGTACCAACGAGGTGATGTTGCCGCGGCGTCGACCCTCGCCACCGCCGCAGACTTGCGCGCTCGACAAGATGGCCGACCGCCTTCTCGACTGGTTTTCCGTCCTGATGGAACAGGCGGGTGCGACGCCGCCGCCGCCGCGCGGTTTCGGATCGGACTGCAAGCCCGAAGTTCGCTGGATGTTCCGTCATCTCGACTCTGCCGGTGACGGCCTCCTGCAACCTGACGATCTATATGCGCTGAGTCACGATGAGCGCGAGCGATGTCTACGTCCTTTCCTGGCGCGTTGCGGCCTCGGCGCGGGCGGCATCGGTCGAGCGGCGTGGTGCGGCTGCCTGCGAGGCGCGTCGAGACCGTGCGCTGCGTGGGCGCGTGCCGCTCGCGGCCGGGGCCGAGGCGCCTACGTGCCGGCCTGCGACTCCAGAGGTTTCTACCGCCCGCGTCAATGCCACGCCGCTCTAGCCGTCTGCTGGTGTGTGGACGCGCACGGCCAGGAACTGCCCGGCTCGAGGACCAAAGGCGCGCCCTCGTGTCCAGGTAACGCTTCCGTGTGTGAGATTTCGTATCCCTTTGTCGAATATTATTCACCTTAGATTATGATCAGGTGAAGTCGAGGAAGGTGATGAGGGCGCCGAAGGAGCTCCGGCAGACGACGAGGACGAAGGCGGTAGCGGCGATCGAGAGCCTGATTTGCGTTACTGAGCGGACGATATAATTCTTAATCGGTCGTTAATAGCGAATTAAgtgtttaattatgttttagagACTAAGTAATCTATTATTAAGCGATACGGCAGTTGTAAGAGTTGATCGTGCCCGACCGACAATTCATCGGTGTCTTCTTAAAACCCCACTATATGTATTTACTTCTAACCCAATCTAGCTAAATAAACAATGCACCGGTTTGGGttacaatgtaaataaattggtATTGATAACGCtcttaaattttaagtatgtGCCTACAGAATACAACAGAACTAAGTCTTTAAAATTAACCCATATTTCATATACAATAAGGTACAAATAcctaattttacaaaaaagacTAGGTCTTTCaattagatataataattactaagaTATCtgatcataaaaaaaatcctatctATGAAGATACCTATCtcctatataattttattatattaaaaatattgttttttaaaccaCCCTCATGTCATGCAACTTTAGATTTTCATATGTACTACTTTAAGTATCTGCGAGCAGTCCACTTAATATTATCtcttgtataattatattctcaataaaaacttattggGGCCTAAATTaccttaaaaatttattgacagaaataaaaaaaatcatcaggGGCTGCCTATATGGGGTATATTTATGCCTATCATTTAGATAAAACTTAATCAATTGTGATGTCTAAGATAACAATGAGGTTCTAAGAGGTGTGGCTctgaattaaaatgttattatgataaataataatataattttttgaacaGTAATTGGTTTTAtattaggtaaataaataatttatgaatttagaTATTAGGCAGTTTTGTCAAAATTCATGCATAAAGCATAATTGCATCCAGGACattctacataattatttttaaaagatgtattgtatgtattgttatatacATTCCATACATTTGTTTGTAGGAAATCCTAATCTCATATCTTTAGTTTAGCCACGAGATTATGGgtagtataatattaattataaagatttcggcttcataaaattatgtattattaactaaGCACTCTAGaaattcaaagtaaaattaatttagtaaataggATATAAAAGTAACCCCTTTAGGACAAAGTAGTGATAGGCTTATGCCTATACAGATCCCCATGTAGTAACACAAAGAAAAGGTTATTTGCACTTTTTTATTCTCACCATTGCaatgttttcaaataattaaacatgtattaattactaccttttttttcaatttttttaaggatGCCTATTTTGTTTCATTCCCTATACATATCTTCTGAACATTTATTGTAGTTACATAAGTAACACAGCTGATGACTGCATGGATGTGTAGGATATCTATGAGAGTGAGTAAGGATTATCACACTAATAAACTAGCTAGATGATGATTCATAGATCTGaatgacaaaataattaaataacacaacagtatatatttactatgatCTTTGtaggttataatattaagatgtttttcaattaaaattataagaaaagaATTACCATTACATGCCTTTTTATATGTTCTTcacagaaattatatttttaaatcttccTGGTTCCATTTAAATCGTATGTTGCAGTAGGACAAAAAGAACcatctttatttattcttctaaaccattttatatttaataaaatttgatacCTTAAAATATACTGTGGCGCTTACACATTGATACagagatttaatttaaatataacatgaaAAGATAATGAGTAAAATTAACGAGTCAGAAGACTATAGTTGAAccttatatttacataacgtCCGTTATAACATCAATAAATCTAGGGAACTAAAATGGTAATTGCACTGGACTGGACTGTTCACTCGGCCGCGCCTTCTAGTTCCTCCTTGGTGAACTTAGTGTTGTAGAATGGAATATAAGCACAAATTACTTTCCAGTCGGTGGCATACACGATGCCTGCAGCTGCAGTGCCTCCGAACGCCATCATCGATGGTAAATAGCTGGCTAAAACAGAAACGTGTTTTCTACCGAAAGAACCCAACATTTTACTTCAGTACTTTAAtttcaagaaaatatatagCAATCCGATAATGTGAAGAAGATATTACGTAAACGTTAGAAATCAAGATTCAAGAGCAGCCAATTGGCAAACCGCAAGTGTCAAGTCCACAAATTCTGAAGTTTCAACACTCGTAATATTAATACTCTGTGGTCTCAAATGGAACACATTaacgttatatataaaattgaactacaattttagttatttgGCAAAGACTTTAGTTTTTAAGagtttacttttattgttaaagCTCTGCGAGTCTTCACTGCCCCACCGTATAGTCACCTTGCTCCACGCATTTCTCACCGATCGCATGTTATGACGGAAGAAGCTGCGTCGAGACCGCGACCCCTCACGGCGCACGGCGCTCTGGGCGTCCTGCTTTATTGTTGAACAAGCGGAGACTCGCCGCTAACCCGAGCTGACCCAATTAAGACTCAGATGAGCGCCTTCGGCCAAGGTAGGTTAGCACCACCCCTACGCTTCCCGTATCGAGACGTTCCGTGGAAGACACCGGTTACTTATTTTGGGGCCACCAATGACCGGCAGCTTTCCATGCGGCACCACGTCTCTAGGGTAGTAGCCAAGCCACCCCACACACGAGCCAAGTGGGTGTCATATACGTTCAACCCACTCTTTACCGGCAACCTACCTTTCCGCACCAAGCTCGAGTTACATAAGTTCTATGTGTGCCCTCACCTCACGTACGTGGCACTGGCGTGGTGTTacagaggttatttcatcTCAGCGCAATCAGGAAGGtgtcctagtgggagtgccatgctatTGCCTTCGGGCTTGAGCCAAATAGGCAGGCACGACCAGGGCAGTCCCACTGTCTTGAAGTGATACAAAAGGTTCGCCTTCTTGTACTCGCGTTCGTGCGGCATCTGAGTTCGTGCGAGAtatctgcatcttctaccgcatttaccatggggagtgttcagaagagttgtttgatctaatacctgcagctgagtttcactATTGGACGtcaaagcaaaataaaatatcacctCGAACTCCGGTGTTCCACGACTGGGAATTtgttaaggcagtttttgccacgcaccatcactatgtggaatcGGCTGCTCACtgaggtatttccgaaccaattcgacttagtgtccttcaagaagagagcgtaccaattcttgtaaggccggcaacgcacttgcgagccttctggcaatgtgagtgtccatgggcggtggtatcacttaatatcaggtgagcctcctgcccgtttgcctcctactACATACAAAACTTTCGCTATCGACATATGGGTGTCATTTTGGTATGTCTCGTTTATGAACATGATGATATATTATCCGTCGTCAGAATATAATACCAATAATTTGATTGAATTGTGGCTCCTATAGGTAAAAAACACTACTTTGTGACATCTTTAAACTTATTTCCAATAGACACGACTCACGATTCTTGACTctgtaaaatctatatattacaGTACTACATCTGTCTTCTGAGTCTGTGGTCAATAGTTCTACTCAAAACCTGTGGTCGATCGACTAGTGTGGAGTGTGGACTGTGGAGTCTAGTGACTGATTGTGAAATGCGAATggtaatatttcattattattttctttgaaatgtatacaaaaataatgtagtcTGTATTATATAGTGTGGTAGTCTAGTGTCATTAGAGCTTTAAaccaaattcaaataatttgaaacaaaGACATCAAGATGATAATTgccaaattatgtttatttatacataggCAATGAAAATACTTATGTAGCTGTTATGAATACATTTTacgtgtaataatatttagtttttctgttttatttaaggAAATCACAACATTATGTGGGATTCGTCTACATTTCTTGGAGCCTTAACGCCAAAATTTTATGTGGCTTTGACCGGCACATCATCCCTTATTTCCGGCCTCATTCTGATATTTGAATGGTGGTATTTTAGGAAATATGGCACTTCTTTCATAGAGCAGGTAAAATTTGTCAATTTTGTAACTATTACTGGTAtggatatacatttttatttaagtgaaCGCATTTACTGAGGAAAATCATTGGTAGTACCGGCGACTGGACTGTAAAATGTCGGGAGTATCTGTATAGCACATGTAGTGTATCTTTTATCAACCTGATCGACCTTCAGAAAAGTATCCAGACCCATATAAAAGCGTGGGAACTGAGCCATATAGTTGTAGCCTAACACAag
This portion of the Pieris brassicae chromosome 6, ilPieBrab1.1, whole genome shotgun sequence genome encodes:
- the LOC123711306 gene encoding inorganic pyrophosphatase isoform X2, yielding MPLTCVRVSVLISRSLSVARRLVEPVNRTIYFKSPQNLFTTAVTARHINPKMFIAEERGSAYSPDYRVYFKDENGPISPLHDIPLWADAAKGLANMVVEVPRWSNAKMEISLGEPLNPIKQDVKKGALRFVGNVFPHHGYIWNYGALPQTWENPQHVDPGTQARGDNDPIDVIEIGERVAARGDVVAVKILGTLALIDEGETDWKLIAVDARDPNADRLEDVADVERVFPGLLRATVEWFRSYKLPDGKPPNRFAFDAEPKDAAFARRVVEETHEFWRGLVSGAAAADDISKMNVSVPDSPHRVERSAAAAALAAAPPAALPQPLPSHVDKWHFVSSL
- the LOC123711175 gene encoding proteoglycan Cow isoform X2, which encodes MRAAAVMPLAALLALASARSDHDFEFDDTPEAESRRPRRYIYDPHNEVCRSLVCKKREVCLLRDSYTAFCANKKDVLRRGDVIVSAVGTGGGPDDEDVFYESRTLPDQPEVLDFSVPTTKNERCVGCSGVSRGGFLCGSDNRTYSSLCRLDLHNCVHRPRPPVRLACAGFCPCPHRSGDETARMIVPRPHRTRPRSDEERRRRRLEVRTNEVMLPRRRPSPPPQTCALDKMADRLLDWFSVLMEQAGATPPPPRGFGSDCKPEVRWMFRHLDSAGDGLLQPDDLYALSHDERERCLRPFLARCGLGAGGIGRAAWCGCLRGASRPCAAWARAARGRGRGAYVPACDSRGFYRPRQCHAALAVCWCVDAHGQELPGSRTKGAPSCPGEVEEGDEGAEGAPADDEDEGGSGDREPDLRY
- the LOC123711175 gene encoding proteoglycan Cow isoform X1: MRAAAVMPLAALLALASARSDHDFEFDDTPEAESRRPRRYIYDPHNEVCRSLVCKKREVCLLRDSYTAFCANKKDVLRRGDVIVSAVGTGGGPDDEDVFYESRTLPDQPEVLDFSVPTTKNERCVGCSGVSRGGFLCGSDNRTYSSLCRLDLHNCVHRPRPPVRLACAGFCPCPHRSGDETARMIVPRPHRTRPRSDEQERRRRRLEVRTNEVMLPRRRPSPPPQTCALDKMADRLLDWFSVLMEQAGATPPPPRGFGSDCKPEVRWMFRHLDSAGDGLLQPDDLYALSHDERERCLRPFLARCGLGAGGIGRAAWCGCLRGASRPCAAWARAARGRGRGAYVPACDSRGFYRPRQCHAALAVCWCVDAHGQELPGSRTKGAPSCPGEVEEGDEGAEGAPADDEDEGGSGDREPDLRY